The Sorghum bicolor cultivar BTx623 chromosome 6, Sorghum_bicolor_NCBIv3, whole genome shotgun sequence genome contains the following window.
TCCACAAGCCCCCAAGCCAGCAGAGGCTAGGGGAACGACTAGCGAGAACGAAGCGAAGCACACCTCGTGGAGAGCTATCATGTTTTGCAGCACTGCATCTCTGCACGGCCGCGCAACTGCTCAAGACTGAGAACCACGGCAATAGAAGCCATTAGCAGGACCAGCAAATATTCCACGTCAATTAAGGATTTCTGAACAAAGTGGGTAAACGCCGCAACGCAATAAGCACAAGTGCAAGCTCAACATTCAAAGATCAAAATACTGCAGGAGGTAGGTACATACTCCGGTTAACAAACTGATGAAGGTCACATGAACGTCAGTTCAAGGTAACCAGTTAATCCTCCAAAACATACATAAGCTACAGTTTTCAACAGAGACATTGGCTTCCGTGAACCCAGAGAAAGGGCATAGCTGCAAGGTGGCTGGTTGGGCAATCAGTTTGGGTTCCTCAGAACGATGATGACCGAGTCGCCCCTGAGGAACATCTTGCTGATGAATCTATCCTTGTTCACAGGCAGAGCCTTCTTTTTGCCCTTGCCAGTCTTGGGGACCTAGAAAGAAATGAGTCCAAGGTCAGTTGCACTTTCACAAATTAAAAATCTTGTAGGATCATGAAAAACAATCAGTCTGTTGGCTGAGTTCATTACCTCTGTCCACATCTCCCGCACGTTCTCGAGCACCATGTTACAGTGGCGATCAAAAGCGCGAACCCGGCCAAGTAGTTTCTTGTTGTTGCGGCAATTGATGAGCACCTGAATACATCAGGAAACAGTAAGTTTTAGCTTTATTGACTAATTACAGACGAAATACAGCAGCAGACCATCAAAACGGCGACTACTTTGAACACAGCATGTATAAGATGTAAAATTAAATGCAGCTTCACAAAGCTACAGAAGACAGCTTTTCTAATGCAACAATGAATATTAAAGTTTTTGAGTGGGAGCAAAATGACAGAAACTTGCGTGCATAGGAGGAGCTGAGTCATGTATAGTTTCATTCCCATTCACTGAAAGGTGTCCCAAACCTGTATCTTCAAACTTGTATGGAATCCAAAGAACAAAAACTAATAGCACAATGCACACGAGTTTCTAGCAAAATAACAGGAAGGAAACAGGATAAATTGCATACCTGGGTGTTGTTCTTAACACTCATCATTAGGACTGACAGAGGGCCTGTGCTAAattcctcctcctctttctttcCAGCCTGCTGTAAATAGTTTGAAAAGAGACAGAGTTAGCCATCTCTATGTATCGACAGAGGTCAGATATGAAACAGACACAGATTATGCAATCCAATGATTCTACCAAAAAGGGGATTTCTCTAACTTCTCATCATTACATCTATGCACATGAAGACAACGTTAGAAATTTTGGTCAGATACTCACACCAGCTCTTGAAAGCTGGTCAAAGAGAAAGAGCAATCCGGAATTCTGGATCATAGCCAGAGCCAAAAGTTTTGGATCATTTACAGGGTACAGAATATATTTGCATCTGCAAGCATGACAATAGCATCTTGACTATTTAACTGACTGATGCAGCAAATAATCTTAAGTCCTTGTTTGCTACTAAATTGTTGTAAACCAGTCTCTCCTTACTTGTTGGTTTAAACAATTAGTGTTTctcttgcaaaaaaaaatatacatgCCTAAGTGGCAGATAAAAATAATTCTAAGTGCGTAGAAATAACACCTTGCTTCAAAAATTGAAAGTAACAGTTAACAATTGACTAAGTTCTTTCATCAAATATAATAGTTGAGATTAGACAATTCAAAAGGTTGTGACCAAAAAAATTCAAAGGTTTCTACCTCAGAACTAACTAGCTAGCCTAGTCCTAGGGTTAGGAAAACAAGATCCAAAATCAAAGCTAAAGGCCTCCAGTGTATCTTAAACTGAAATTATAACCTAAACAATGGGATTCCCCAGGCTAATCTCTGCTTCAAAAAGCATAACAGCAAATCCAAACAAGAAGCCTGCATCTTTAAATAAATAGCACTTAAGGAAGGAACTTACATTCTCATCCGCCATCGCCTAGCCTCCGCCCTCCTGCAAAAGGGAAAACAAAGGGCAGCCACCAGTTAGCCAAACTGACACGAGCCGAAGAAAAAAAAACCTACAGACGCAAAGGATCAAGTCCGCATCTAGACGATTTGCACCTGATGCTAAACGGAAGCTAGGAACTAGtaaatcagaaaaaaaaaatcttgaagGTAAACAAAAACCCTAACCGAAAGGCGCGCCGTAGCCCGCAGATCGGCAATACAGCTCCGGTTTCGTACCTTCTCCGCGCCGGCGGCGAGTCGCTCCGGGTGGTGCTGGTGCGCTCCGACTCCGAGAGGCGGAAACCTCGGAATTTTTTTTTGGGCGTGCTTGAGCTTCCCTTCCCTCTTCTGCGGTTTTAGCGGCGGCGTGGGGGCAAGGACCAAGGAGTACTGCTGCTGTGCCGACTCCAAGGAGAGGCGGTTGTTGTGTTGGGCCGGGCTATCACATGGGCCGGTTGGCGGATCCTCGTTTGCTTGTAGGGTTCCGTACTGATAGATATTCTGGCCCAATTGAGAAGACCCAGACTCTCatggaatattttttttttggaactgaATTGCAAAATCTGAATACGTGTATACTTTGTGGCAACGATTTTGAGACACTTTGGTTACAAGCACTCTTCAGTGGAACTCAGGCCCTATTTGGTTGATTGACGTTGTTAAACTTTAatttttatcacatcgaatgtttagacatatatataagtattaaatatagactatttacaaaactaaaaatacagctacagagtaatttgcgagacgaatcttttaaacctaattagtttataattaaaaactaattatcaaataaaacaaaaatgctataatatCTGTTAAATTTTAACACATCCAACCAAACACGCCTTTCGCAGAGGGAATGCATGGGTTTAGTGATTTTGATcgagcccttgtttagttcaccccaaaaactaaaaacttttcaagattctccatcacattgaatcttgcagcacatgcatgaaacattaaatacagacaaaaataaaaattaattatataatttgcctgtaaatcacaagataaatcttttaagtctagtttatgattaaataataattggcaaataaaaatgaaaatgctacgatACCCAAACAAACAAATTGGAACTCAACAAGGCCCAAACCATATAGGCAGATAGTGATAGCGCCGTAGCCCGTTCATCTCACGACCTTATCTTGTCGGCCGGGGGAACAGTGCAATCGAGAAGCACCAAGCATATCGCGGGACGTAGACGTAGTACCTACGATCGATCGATTGCACGTACGTAAAGTCGTCTGAGCCGA
Protein-coding sequences here:
- the LOC8054285 gene encoding small nuclear ribonucleoprotein Sm D2 isoform X1, producing MADENQAGKKEEEEFSTGPLSVLMMSVKNNTQVLINCRNNKKLLGRVRAFDRHCNMVLENVREMWTEVPKTGKGKKKALPVNKDRFISKMFLRGDSVIIVLRNPN
- the LOC8054285 gene encoding small nuclear ribonucleoprotein Sm D2 isoform X2, coding for MADENAGKKEEEEFSTGPLSVLMMSVKNNTQVLINCRNNKKLLGRVRAFDRHCNMVLENVREMWTEVPKTGKGKKKALPVNKDRFISKMFLRGDSVIIVLRNPN